The following are encoded together in the Labeo rohita strain BAU-BD-2019 chromosome 17, IGBB_LRoh.1.0, whole genome shotgun sequence genome:
- the znf593 gene encoding zinc finger protein 593 gives MGKSKQIGNHNNGRKKNINKTWKTKRRTKDLDQIHADMIPENAVKLLKQDVDYDVTGCAQNYCLHCARYFVDLKTLKEHFKSKLHKKRLKQLREEPYTQAEAERAAGMGSYIPPKKVEVHTQQVEEDMD, from the exons ATGGGAAAGTCCAAACAGATCGGGAACCACAATAATGGCAGGAAGAAGAATATTAATAAGACATGGAAGACTAAGCGCAGGACAAAGGACCTTGACCAGATCCATGCAGACATGATCCCTGAAAATGCTGTCAAGTTACTAAAGCAAGATGTAGATTATGATGTTACAGGATGTGCCCAAAATTACTGTCTGCACTGCGC GAGGTATTTTGTTGATTTGAAAACCCTGAAGGAGCATTTCAAGTCCAAGCTCCATAAAAAACG attgaAGCAGCTGAGGGAGGAGCCATATACACAGGCCGAGGCAGAGCGGGCAGCAGGAATGGGCTCCTACATCCCACCCAAAAAAGTAGAGGTTCACACACAACAGGTTGAGGAAGATATGGACTGA